A single window of Nicoliella spurrieriana DNA harbors:
- a CDS encoding ketopantoate reductase family protein, whose product MKVAVLGAGAMGLRYGLLLQSAGTDVDFVEPWDKNYNKVKEQGGVFVARNGSDRHLVHVNMFKPEEYNESPDLVILFVKQMDNEKTLEASKHFLNQNTYVLTNQNGMGAVDVISKYVPRQHIIAGTAFAASILNGPGDVNVMGERGSGQVHLVNVTEQPDDFTNQVVDEFDKAGMNPSLSENYKGTLWQKLLLNSVVNTLCTLMDITMGEYQTFSEADELTSELVNEAYEVADADGVKMLKSADEMTKVIADENRRLKDHRPSMYQDMSHNRPTEVDYINGYIVKKATEHGLTAPHHEMLVKLVHLSEQMKA is encoded by the coding sequence ATGAAAGTTGCTGTATTAGGTGCTGGTGCAATGGGATTAAGATATGGACTATTGCTTCAGTCAGCTGGAACTGATGTTGATTTTGTTGAACCTTGGGATAAAAATTATAACAAGGTAAAAGAACAGGGTGGAGTATTCGTGGCAAGAAATGGTAGCGATAGACATCTGGTTCATGTAAACATGTTTAAGCCGGAAGAATATAATGAGTCACCAGATTTGGTTATCTTATTTGTTAAACAAATGGATAATGAAAAAACATTGGAAGCAAGTAAGCATTTTTTGAATCAAAATACTTATGTTTTAACTAATCAAAATGGAATGGGTGCAGTTGATGTAATTTCCAAATATGTGCCTAGGCAACATATCATTGCTGGAACTGCTTTTGCAGCAAGCATTTTAAACGGTCCTGGGGATGTAAATGTAATGGGTGAACGCGGATCTGGGCAAGTCCACTTAGTTAATGTAACTGAGCAACCAGATGATTTTACTAATCAGGTTGTTGATGAATTTGATAAAGCAGGAATGAATCCAAGCCTTTCGGAAAATTACAAGGGAACGTTGTGGCAGAAGTTATTACTTAATTCTGTTGTTAACACGCTATGTACTTTAATGGATATTACAATGGGTGAATATCAAACGTTTAGCGAGGCAGATGAACTTACATCTGAGTTAGTTAATGAAGCTTATGAAGTTGCTGATGCTGATGGGGTTAAAATGCTCAAAAGTGCTGATGAAATGACGAAAGTAATTGCTGACGAAAACAGACGCCTTAAGGATCACCGACCATCAATGTATCAGGATATGAGTCATAATCGACCAACTGAAGTTGACTATATTAATGGTTACATTGTTAAAAAAGCAACTGAACATGGATTAACAGCGCCGCATCATGAAATGCTAGTTAAATTAGTTCATTTATCTGAGCAAATGAAGGCTTAA